From the genome of Mesorhizobium japonicum MAFF 303099, one region includes:
- a CDS encoding cytochrome b: protein MHWHFGIRLLHWLTVAAFAAQIAIAFGPMRGPGMTMMNWLPLHMSIGVTILAVIVLRLCWRSFTQAPVRPTSRFVRFATAFFHMFLYVTILAVLITGWLGYRPMPFMPPARLFGTLPVPLAPSVGALSARGFAFVHQKLVWIMLGLVGIHVLAAMVHLVLLRDGVMRSMVFGRPRTAPRE from the coding sequence TTGCATTGGCATTTCGGTATTCGTCTGCTGCATTGGCTGACCGTGGCCGCATTCGCGGCGCAAATCGCCATTGCCTTCGGGCCGATGCGGGGGCCGGGCATGACGATGATGAACTGGCTGCCGCTTCACATGTCGATCGGCGTGACGATCCTGGCCGTCATCGTCCTCAGGCTTTGCTGGCGCAGCTTCACCCAGGCCCCTGTCAGGCCAACCTCACGGTTCGTGCGGTTCGCGACGGCTTTCTTCCACATGTTTCTCTATGTCACGATCCTCGCCGTCCTGATAACGGGATGGCTGGGCTACCGGCCAATGCCTTTCATGCCTCCCGCACGGCTTTTCGGAACCTTGCCCGTGCCGCTGGCGCCATCCGTTGGCGCGCTGTCGGCAAGGGGTTTCGCGTTCGTGCATCAGAAACTGGTCTGGATAATGCTTGGACTTGTCGGCATTCACGTCCTGGCCGCCATGGTGCATTTGGTGCTGTTGCGCGATGGCGTCATGCGAAGCATGGTCTTCGGCCGGCCAAGAACGGCCCCGCGCGAATGA
- a CDS encoding YqaA family protein, with translation MVALYGALFISAFLAATVLPVSSEAVLAGMIVSGRGDPWLLLTVATIGNTLGSVVNWVLGRGIDGLRNRRWFPVTADRYEQACRTFRRFGEWTLLFAWLPVVGDALTLAAGAARVNLAVFVALVATGKAARYAVIVAGGLWATA, from the coding sequence GTGGTGGCGCTCTATGGCGCATTGTTCATCAGTGCCTTCCTCGCCGCAACCGTCCTGCCGGTTTCGTCGGAGGCTGTGCTCGCTGGCATGATCGTCTCCGGCCGCGGTGACCCTTGGCTGCTCCTTACCGTCGCCACGATCGGCAACACGCTCGGCTCCGTGGTGAACTGGGTTCTGGGGCGTGGCATTGACGGGCTGCGCAACAGGCGCTGGTTTCCAGTCACTGCCGATCGCTATGAGCAGGCATGCCGAACGTTCCGTCGCTTTGGCGAATGGACGCTGTTGTTTGCCTGGCTGCCGGTCGTCGGAGATGCTCTTACCCTTGCCGCGGGCGCCGCACGCGTGAACCTAGCGGTGTTCGTCGCTCTTGTCGCGACAGGCAAGGCCGCACGCTATGCGGTGATCGTCGCGGGAGGATTGTGGGCGACGGCGTGA
- a CDS encoding multicopper oxidase family protein gives MHRRGFLAAGLAAVLVSERAVAQMKMDDMPGMDMGGHAGHDMGAAPQGTVVVPEGEVLRELPLLANEASRPGLFKATLTAGSATARFAKGLDTPILAYNGTSPGPLIEAVEGDRVEITFANRIANEASTIHWHGMPVPADQDGNPMDPVATGTDRTYSFDLPEASAGSYWYHPHPHGKTAEQVYRGLAGAFVVKPKADPIPAAYGDTVLVFTDLRLAADGTLPDNTMTDLMNGRVGDHVLVNGQKNPTLTVPFGAKRRFRFYNATNARFLRLSFDGASMTIIGTDGGLLEAPVAAGDILLSPAERLELVVSFDKPGAAALTTLDYDRGWMGPGRPADAGLTLLTVNVSQTEADPVPPLPDRLRPIAQLGAPAVSRRFVFTETMAMNASGMEMGFLINGAAFDMQRIDVVAKAGQVELWEIVNEADMDHPFHVHGTQFQVVEHERGGNISKPAYRAWKDTVNVARGEAVRLLLRQDRPGPRMYHCHILEHEQLGMMGVVDVQA, from the coding sequence ATGCATCGGCGAGGTTTTCTGGCGGCAGGTCTTGCGGCGGTTCTTGTGAGCGAGCGCGCCGTTGCCCAGATGAAGATGGACGACATGCCGGGCATGGATATGGGCGGTCACGCGGGCCACGACATGGGCGCCGCGCCGCAAGGCACGGTCGTTGTGCCCGAGGGCGAGGTGTTGCGCGAATTGCCCCTGCTGGCGAACGAAGCCAGCAGGCCGGGTCTGTTCAAGGCGACGCTGACGGCCGGGTCCGCTACGGCGCGTTTTGCGAAGGGACTGGACACGCCGATCCTCGCTTACAACGGCACCAGCCCCGGGCCGCTGATCGAGGCAGTCGAGGGCGACCGCGTCGAAATCACCTTCGCCAACCGGATCGCGAACGAGGCAAGCACCATCCACTGGCACGGCATGCCGGTGCCGGCCGATCAGGACGGCAACCCAATGGACCCGGTCGCCACCGGCACCGATCGTACCTACAGTTTCGATCTGCCGGAAGCCAGCGCCGGCTCTTATTGGTATCACCCGCATCCGCACGGCAAGACCGCCGAGCAGGTCTATCGTGGCCTTGCCGGCGCGTTCGTGGTTAAGCCGAAGGCCGATCCGATCCCGGCCGCCTATGGCGATACCGTGCTGGTGTTCACCGACCTGCGCCTTGCGGCCGATGGCACCTTGCCCGACAACACGATGACGGACCTGATGAACGGGCGCGTCGGCGACCATGTGCTGGTCAACGGCCAAAAGAATCCCACACTGACGGTGCCCTTTGGCGCGAAGCGGCGCTTCCGGTTCTACAATGCGACCAACGCGCGCTTTCTGCGGCTCTCCTTCGACGGCGCGTCGATGACAATCATCGGAACGGATGGCGGTCTGCTAGAAGCCCCGGTCGCGGCCGGCGACATCCTGCTCAGCCCGGCGGAACGGCTTGAACTGGTCGTCTCGTTCGATAAGCCCGGCGCGGCCGCGCTTACGACGCTCGACTATGACCGCGGCTGGATGGGTCCCGGGCGACCAGCCGATGCCGGACTGACGCTGCTGACGGTCAATGTTTCGCAGACCGAGGCGGACCCTGTTCCGCCACTGCCCGACAGGCTGCGGCCGATCGCACAACTCGGCGCCCCGGCCGTCAGCCGCCGCTTCGTCTTCACCGAAACCATGGCCATGAACGCCAGCGGCATGGAGATGGGCTTCCTGATCAACGGCGCCGCCTTCGACATGCAGCGCATCGACGTCGTCGCCAAGGCTGGGCAGGTCGAACTCTGGGAGATCGTCAACGAGGCGGACATGGATCATCCATTCCATGTGCACGGGACGCAGTTCCAGGTGGTCGAGCACGAACGCGGCGGCAACATATCAAAGCCGGCCTATCGCGCCTGGAAAGACACCGTCAATGTCGCGCGCGGGGAGGCGGTGCGGCTGCTGCTTCGGCAGGACCGGCCGGGGCCGAGGATGTATCACTGCCACATCCTCGAGCACGAGCAGCTCGGCATGATGGGCGTAGTCGACGTGCAGGCATAG
- a CDS encoding ABC transporter ATP-binding protein, producing MTGIALSGVSKHFGAVEVIRDVSLDIEPGELVVFLGPSGSGKTTLLRMIAGLESIDQGTLTIDGVRSENLAPGRRNVAMVFQNYALYPHMTVAENMAFGLRNIRVAPDIIRQRIAEAARILEIEALLQRRPSQLSGGQRQRVAIGRAIVKEPKAFLFDEPLSNLDAALRARTRVELAELHQRLKSTMIYVTHDQVEAMTLADRIVILNNCRIEQMGRPVDVYARPASRFVATFVGSPAMNILPVTVSGSGDRLNARLTDGSLVELPGAPVNMDWRELGVRPESLTVVAEGNEASATATVVERLGERTLVYARLADGTQVTAQDRGLSSVKPGDAVRLKFDTTALHLFAADGSAWHAGADGA from the coding sequence ATGACGGGAATCGCGCTTTCGGGCGTATCGAAGCACTTTGGCGCAGTCGAAGTGATCCGCGACGTGAGCCTGGACATCGAGCCGGGAGAACTGGTCGTGTTTCTCGGTCCGTCCGGTTCCGGCAAGACGACGCTGCTGCGGATGATCGCCGGCCTCGAAAGCATTGACCAAGGCACGTTGACGATCGACGGGGTGCGCTCGGAGAACCTTGCGCCGGGCAGGCGCAACGTTGCGATGGTCTTCCAGAACTATGCGCTTTACCCGCATATGACGGTCGCGGAGAACATGGCCTTCGGGCTGCGGAACATTCGGGTCGCGCCGGATATCATACGCCAGCGGATCGCCGAGGCCGCGCGTATCCTGGAGATCGAAGCGCTGCTCCAGCGGCGGCCGTCGCAGCTCTCAGGCGGGCAGCGCCAGCGCGTGGCCATCGGGCGCGCGATCGTCAAGGAGCCCAAGGCATTCCTGTTCGACGAGCCACTCTCCAATCTGGACGCAGCGCTTCGAGCCCGCACACGCGTCGAGCTCGCCGAACTGCATCAGCGCTTGAAATCGACGATGATCTACGTCACCCACGACCAGGTGGAAGCGATGACGCTCGCCGACCGCATTGTGATCCTCAACAATTGCCGGATAGAGCAGATGGGAAGACCCGTCGATGTCTATGCACGTCCGGCGTCGCGATTCGTCGCGACCTTCGTCGGATCTCCGGCGATGAACATTCTGCCTGTCACGGTTTCGGGCTCGGGCGACAGGCTCAATGCGCGCTTGACGGATGGATCGCTCGTCGAACTTCCCGGCGCGCCGGTCAACATGGATTGGCGCGAACTCGGCGTGCGGCCGGAATCGCTGACTGTCGTCGCCGAGGGCAATGAAGCATCCGCCACGGCCACCGTTGTCGAGCGCCTTGGCGAGCGAACGCTGGTCTATGCGCGGCTCGCGGATGGGACGCAGGTGACGGCACAGGATCGCGGGCTTTCTAGCGTCAAACCGGGCGACGCCGTTCGGCTGAAGTTCGACACCACGGCCCTGCATCTCTTCGCCGCGGATGGATCGGCCTGGCACGCGGGCGCTGACGGGGCCTGA